The genome window CCTGGATTTCTTAAGATTAATATCTTAATTATGTTATAACCTAAGCCGCATACAAATTACaaacaacaattttttaaaaggaaaagaaagctcaCCTTAAAAATGCtcttcctgccgggcggtggtggcgcacgcctttaatcccagcactcgggaggcagagccaggcggatctccgtgagttcgaggccagcctgggctaccaagtgagctccaggaaaggcacaaagctatgcagagaaaccctgtctcgaaaaaccaaaaaaaaaaaaaaaaaaaaaaatgctcttccTAGGAGCCTCAGGATGTGCCTACAACCTACCACAGTGCTAGCTGCTGGCCCGTCACATCCAGGGCCttgtctccctccacctccaccccgaCCTTCACACCCCTCTCTTCTCTAACCTCAAGTGCCCAACATCAGGTCTTCTCCCTGTGGCTTCATCCCgaaccttctctctcctctctctctctctctctctctctctctctctctctctctctctctctctctctctctcacacacacacacacacacacacacacacacacacacacacacacactccttccatGCTCCAGATCACTGGGATGATGGCAGTGCCCCCCTTAGTCCAAGATacctgagctacacacacacttctgcagtatattcattctttctctttggtccttttcttttctttttaaatgtgtagcccaggctggcctcgaactcattatcctcctgcctctgcctccttcagcaaatcctaccggcatgtgccaccacaaccagcaaaTAGATTACTGtctttcatttgttgttgtttttttgtttgtttgttttgttggttggttggttggttttttttggtttggtttggtttggtttttggttttttgagacagggtttctctgtgtagctttgcgcctttcctagaactcgctctgtagcccaggctggcctcaaactcacagagatctgcctggctctgcctcccgagtgctgggattaaaggcgtgcgccaccaccgcccggcctctttgGTCCCTTTCAATGTTTGAAGAATCAGCTTTTCCACAGCAGTAATGTCTGTGAGATCACAGATCTAATGTATCCGCTGATGTAACTATTACTAGTTAGAACAGAGAAAGCTATTGAAAGAATACATGCTCATCCGAGTTGGCCTCAAGTCAGGAAAAGCCGCCTGCTTgggtccctctccctcccttgtgACTGTCGAGAGCCTCCGAATTAAATGATTGACTGATGCTTTTACTCCCTTTCATGGTGCtggaatggaacccagatccTTAAATGTTGGACAAGCACAGGTGCTGAGACATAGGCAGCCCAGTGTTTCCTTATTTAAGCAGTGGTTAAAATTCCCTTCTTTATCCTGGGCCTAGAGCCAGTTCAGGGCCTCCTGTGTGTTTACAAGGGAGCTGTTCCATTCTACTTCACAACACAAAGGGTTAAAACAGCTACTCCCTCGTGTTTGGGAAGtagtcctcctcctccctttgcaTTGTGCTCACATTAGGTGAAAGGCTcttgagttccttggtcagacTTTGGAAGGACCTTGAAGACTTTGAACTTGGCTCCCATTCTTACTAGGTGCTGTGAAGCACAGAGCGAGTTATTAAACTTCTCGgagcttcagtttcctcatctataacgTAGGGTTTAAGTCCCAGACAGCAAAGTCTGGGATGGCGCTGGGACTGCCTCCCTTCAGTGGGCCTTAGGTGTCAGCCTGCATATAACCAGCAGGTGGAGCCCTCCACCACTTCACCAGCACCATGTGCATAGCCAGCCTGACCCCAGAGGGGCAGGCACTGCACTGGCTAACCTCACTGGAGGTCAGGGCAGGCACTGCCTCCCAACAGATCTGTGGTGCCCGGAGGCTCAGTGGGAAAGCAAAAGGAACCAGCTGTTACACCCCGCTCACCCACAAGGTTATGGTCTGCAGATATACAGAACGCATAGAGCGCAGTTGTCAGCCATGGGTGGTTGTCACCAGCCTCTGCATACGCTCTGTACTTGTTCATGGAACCATACCAACACTCAGCTGAGGTCAAGTGACTCGCTCAGGTTCCCATGGCAAGAGATGGAACCAGGGCTTCTGGCTAGCCATGCTCTGGACCTGACTCTGAGACTAAGATTGGTCACTATCCAGGGAGCAGATGGGACAAAGGAATACATGTGCCCACCTGCAAATGcccctccagtcctgcctggtttGTATGTGTTACATACAAAGACCTTGGGCCCTGGGGCACTTCAGGGTCTCCCCAGAGCAAGTGACAGCCACGGCATCCTgcccagggcaccaggcatgcaccaAGACCCAATCCAGCCCCCAAAGAATGGCAAAACATTGGTCCTTGGACCTGGGCGTGGTCAGGGGCTAGAGCCATTTGCTCCTCTCATAGATTGCCTGGAGGAAAATCCAGCTGGCTTTGTCTCCTCCCAGGCCACAGCCATACCGGACGTTGAAAGAATCAGACAGCGCAGAAGGCGACGAGAATGAGAGTCCAGAGCAGTTAGTGCGGGAGCCCCAGGGACCTATCCCTGCCCCACCTGACCGAGCTGCCAGTATTGACCTTCTAGAAGATGTCTTCAGCAGCCTAGACATGGAGGCACCACTGCAGCCACTGGGACAAGCCAAGAGCTTGGAGGACCTCCGGGCCCCCAAAGACTTTCGGGAACAGCCAGGGAGCTTCGACTACCAGGTATGGCGGGGGTAGAGCCTAGTAGCTGGTGGGGTACCTCCTGCTCATAAGGTAGGTCCTTTGAGTCACAGTGGAAGGGATCAAGGAAACACCACTCCACCACCCCTACTCCTCACCCTGTCTGAAGACAACACTCCAACCCCACCCTATCGCAAGAAGCTCACTATGCCCCAGcaatgggggggcggggggtgatgGTGGCGCGGCAgggtatctgcctgcctctgttcttATCTCAGAGGTCAGGCTGCTGCTGCAGGGCTCCTTGGATCAAACTGGGCTCTAGATTGGTTCTCTCAGTGTGACCATCAGTCACCTCCCCTCTCTGGGGTCCACAGATTTTCCCACCTGCTGGGAACGAAGCCGCTTAAGTCTAGAGAAGTGACTTGCCCGGGTCAAATGGCCCACAAGTGGCAGGCAGAGTCAGGACTCAAACCCAGTCTCCCTTCCTCTGGTCTGTGTGCCTTCAACCAGGCCTGGAGCCACACTAGCCATTTTGAGGGTGATGAAAGATACCACAATCTCTAAACAGCAAAAATGCCCAAGCCATTGTTAGGTGTCCCACAGATGGAAACATTTTCCTGAAACTATTTTTCAAGCAGAGGCTTTTGTAAAAAGACAAGAGATTCCTCTGGATTCTCTTTGTGGGACAGGTCTGAACTTGGAGTCCAGATAAGGCCTGGGTCTCTGCAGGTGTCCTAGGTACCTGCAACTCCTCCTGGTCCCAGGAGCCATGTGCCTGGCATGCAGGAAGGGTTGGGAATGGGCATGTACTTTCTGCTGTTGCCAGGGCCAGCCTGTGGTcatcactccctccctccttccccacagaGGCTGGACCTGTGCAGAAGTGAGAGGGGCCTTAGCATGGCTGCAGCTTTGAAGCTTGCTCATCCATATACTAAGCTCTGGAGTCTGGGTCAGGACGACATGGCCATCCCCAGCAAGCCTTCCACCGCCTCCCCTGAGAAGCCCTCAGCTCTGTTTGGTacttccccagccctgcctcacaAACCCCAGAACCAGGATGGGATCCTGAGCCCCAGCATCAAGGAGGAAGCTCCCACCCAAACTCCAGGCAGCATCACCATTCCCCGGCCGCAAGGCAGGAAGACCCCTGAGCTGGGCATCGTACCTCCACCACCCACTGCCCGCACAGCCAAGCTGCAGGCTGCTGGCGGCCCACTTGGTGACTTCtcttctgagcagctgcagatgGACCGGCAAAGACAAGCTGCCCTGAGCCCAGCCCCACTGCCAGGACTGCTCCCCAGTGCAGAACTTCTGCAGCCACTCAGCCCAGCCCCGGGAGCTGCAGGCACAGGCAGTGATGCCCTGCTTGCCCTCCTGGACCCACTTAACACAGCCTGGTCAGGTAGCACCATCCCACCACATCCTGCCACTCCCAGTGTGGCTGCCCCACTCACCCCCCAGCTCAGCTTCCCCCCCACAGTGGCATCCACCCCTTTTGCACAACCACCACTCAATCCCTTTGTCCCGTCCATGCCAGTAGCAGCGCCCGCCCTGCCCCTGGGCTCTGCACCAGCCAGGCCTTTTGGGACCCCTCCAGCGTCCCTGAGGCCGGCATATGCACCTAGCATCCTATTGTCTGGTTCTGGCTTCTATGCCCCTCACAGGTCTCAGCCCAACCTGTCTGCCCTCTCCATGCCCAACCTCTTTGGCCAGATCCCCGTGGGTGCCCACACTAGTCccctgcagccacttggtccccCAGCTGTTGCCCCCTCCAGGATCCGAACATTGCCTCTGGCCCGCTCAAGTGCTAGGGCTGCTGAGGCCAAGCAGGGGTTGGCCCTGAGGCCTGGTGAACCCCCACTGCTGCCGCCCAGACCTCCCCAGGGTCTAGAACCAGCCCTGCAGCCCTCTGCTCCTGCACAGGCCAGAGACCCCTTTGAGGATTTGCTACGAAAAACCAAGCAAGATGTGAGCCCGAGCTCAGCCCCAGCCCCCGCCTCTGTGGAGCAGCTCCGCAGGCAGTGGGAGACCTTCGAGTgagcaggcctgtgccaccatccaGTACTGTGCCTCCCTATGTCCCATTTCTGACCAGGCTCCACTGGGGCAAAGGGActctctgcccctctcctccACAGCCCATCTCTGAGGCCTGGTCCTGCGAGTGGTACCATCCCAAGAGAGCTGCCTGTCACTCTCCTTGGCACCCTGTATAAGGTTTGCACTAGAGGTCCACTGGGCCAACTGTGTCCTACCGCCGTCCCTCCAGTAGCCCAGGAGGAGCCAGGAAGCTCAAGGCCTCTCTCAAGCCCAGCTCTCCTCCTCTGCCAGGCCGTGCCCCACAGGGCCCATGTTAGTGACACCCGTGTGAGCACAGCGTTGTGGAACACAGGTGTTGGGGGGCTGAAGTGACCACTCCTGGGCTAGCGTTTCTCCTTGATGGGTGTCTCCAAACTTCTCTAGCAATATATTCTTTCCTAACCACCAAACCTGAGTTGTTCCTGGGGGCGAGGGGTCTGGAGACCCAAGCTCCAAACCCAGCTCCAGCCAGCCCTTACAGGGCTTGGGAACACCAGCAACTCCGATTTATAGGAGAAACCCACAAATCTGAGTGTTAGTAGCCTTCAGCTCACTGCCACCCCCATATGTCAGTCAAAGCTCAGGCTCAGCCTCCTGCCACTTGGAGCTTTATAGGCAGAGCTGGGCACCAGTAACCCAGATTCCAACTCAACGGACAAGCTTCCTGCCACAAAGGGGGAGGCACAGCTGTTTGGGCTCCTAGGTCAGAATGAGGTGGGGCCTTAGGGCCCCCCGGATTCCCCATGGAGAGAATAAATATGGCCTCTAATCCTGGGGAAAGTGGGGGCCTGGGAGCCAGCCTTCCCTGCCATCTCCAGCTTCTCGCTAGTGCAGAAATTCCTGAGGCCAAGTCACCAAAGTTATAATGaaatgttttgttattgtttctttgatcttGCTTTTCCTTCTTACCTTATTGATTTGATGAATCTTAAAAATTGATTCCTttcaataaatctttaagaaaacatCCATCAGAGACATGCAGGAAATTGTGCACATTTGACCTGATTTCTCATTTCCTATGTGTGAATGGTCAGACAGCCTACCCCAGGGTTTCTGATGGGAACAAGGGGGTGGGGTCATTGGAGGCCCCTGTCATTCTAGGGAACCCTCTCTGTCTGAGAGGTTGCTCTTGGGCCCCTGAGGCCTAGGCCTGAAATGCACCCCTCAGGGCTCTGTCTTGGGGAGGGGGGGCTCAGCTGCTGAGGAGCTGAGTCATGGGGACCTCCTGGCATTTGTGTTCCTGGACAGGTCTCAGTTCCACT of Peromyscus maniculatus bairdii isolate BWxNUB_F1_BW_parent chromosome 4, HU_Pman_BW_mat_3.1, whole genome shotgun sequence contains these proteins:
- the Dennd1a gene encoding DENN domain-containing protein 1A isoform X23 — encoded protein: MLHLYASMLYERRILLICSKLSTLTACIHGSAAMLYPMYWQHVYIPVLPPHLLDYCCAPMPYLIGVHFSLMEKVRNMALDDVVILNVDTNTLETPFDDLQSLPNDVISSLKNRLKKVSTTTGDGVARAFLKAQAAFFGSYRNALKIEPEEPITFSEEAFVSHYRSGAMRQFLQNATQLQLFKQFIDGRLDLLNSGEGFSDVFEEEINMGEYAGSDKLYHQWLSTVRKGSGAILNTVKTKANPAMKTVYKFAKDHAKMGIKEVKNRLKQKDIAENGCASSAEEPLPKTVPSPLAEVKDPRLREDRRPITVHFGQVRPPRPHVVKRPKSNITVEGRRTSVSSPEHLVKPFRHYAVFLSEDSSDEECRQEEAPSTGFTESFFFSAPFEWPQPYRTLKESDSAEGDENESPEQLVREPQGPIPAPPDRAASIDLLEDVFSSLDMEAPLQPLGQAKSLEDLRAPKDFREQPGSFDYQRLDLCRSERGLSMAAALKLAHPYTKLWSLGQDDMAIPSKPSTASPEKPSALFGTSPALPHKPQNQDGILSPSIKEEAPTQTPGSITIPRPQGRKTPELGIVPPPPTARTAKLQAAGGPLGDFSSEQLQMDRQRQAALSPAPLPGLLPSAELLQPLSPAPGAAGTGSDALLALLDPLNTAWSGSTIPPHPATPSVAAPLTPQLSFPPTVASTPFAQPPLNPFVPSMPVAAPALPLGSAPARPFGTPPASLRPAYAPSILLSGSGFYAPHRSQPNLSALSMPNLFGQIPVGAHTSPLQPLGPPAVAPSRIRTLPLARSSARAAEAKQGLALRPGEPPLLPPRPPQGLEPALQPSAPAQARDPFEDLLRKTKQDVSPSSAPAPASVEQLRRQWETFE
- the Dennd1a gene encoding DENN domain-containing protein 1A isoform X22, which gives rise to MLHLYASMLYERRILLICSKLSTLTACIHGSAAMLYPMYWQHVYIPVLPPHLLDYCCAPMPYLIGVHFSLMEKVRNMALDDVVILNVDTNTLETPFDDLQSLPNDVISSLKNRLKKVSTTTGDGVARAFLKAQAAFFGSYRNALKIEPEEPITFSEEAFVSHYRSGAMRQFLQNATQLQLFKQFIDGRLDLLNSGEGFSDVFEEEINMGEYAGSDKLYHQWLSTVRKGSGAILNTVKTKANPAMKTVYKFAKDHAKMGIKEVKNRLKQKDIAENGCASSAEEPLPKTVPSPLAEVKDPRLREDRRPITVHFGQLQRLHPTRLPPPKIHRSRPVRPPRPHVVKRPKSNITVEGRRTSVSSPEHLVKPFRHYAVFLSEDSSDEECRQEEAPSTGFTESFFFSAPFEWPQPYRTLKESDSAEGDENESPEQLVREPQGPIPAPPDRAASIDLLEDVFSSLDMEAPLQPLGQAKSLEDLRAPKDFREQPGSFDYQRLDLCRSERGLSMAAALKLAHPYTKLWSLGQDDMAIPSKPSTASPEKPSALFGTSPALPHKPQNQDGILSPSIKEEAPTQTPGSITIPRPQGRKTPELGIVPPPPTARTAKLQAAGGPLGDFSSEQLQMDRQRQAALSPAPLPGLLPSAELLQPLSPAPGAAGTGSDALLALLDPLNTAWSGSTIPPHPATPSVAAPLTPQLSFPPTVASTPFAQPPLNPFVPSMPVAAPALPLGSAPARPFGTPPASLRPAYAPSILLSGSGFYAPHRSQPNLSALSMPNLFGQIPVGAHTSPLQPLGPPAVAPSRIRTLPLARSSARAAEAKQGLALRPGEPPLLPPRPPQGLEPALQPSAPAQARDPFEDLLRKTKQDVSPSSAPAPASVEQLRRQWETFE